From Fibrobacter sp. UWB4, one genomic window encodes:
- a CDS encoding phosphorylcholine transferase LicD, with protein sequence MKKISREEAREIQMCILDEIARICKENGLHYYIACGTLLGAVRHKGYIPWDDDMDIIVMRDDYDKLISLLKDKSVKKPEWLDVVDDTNEDYFCPFAKVTDNRTRVKMDRHKENGGLWVDVFPYDGLPSSMFFAKIYTSIAALIRVICLAMDTDFSSKTLSFWNLLYKRFFNAFTCVIGRKRFCRFVEWFHRRFDIKKSKYVTSLFFDTRVDTILDKEMLLPQAEFQFENRKYTGFANYDYVLSRAYGNYMQLPPEEKRITHDFDVWWKE encoded by the coding sequence ATGAAAAAAATCTCGCGAGAAGAAGCTAGAGAAATACAGATGTGCATTCTGGATGAGATTGCTAGAATCTGTAAGGAAAACGGATTGCATTACTACATCGCTTGTGGTACGCTTCTGGGGGCTGTCCGCCATAAGGGTTATATTCCCTGGGACGATGACATGGATATCATTGTCATGCGCGATGATTACGACAAGTTGATTTCTTTGCTGAAAGACAAATCCGTAAAGAAACCAGAGTGGCTTGACGTTGTTGATGATACGAATGAGGACTATTTCTGCCCGTTTGCAAAAGTGACGGATAACCGTACTCGTGTGAAGATGGATCGGCATAAGGAAAATGGGGGCCTCTGGGTTGATGTGTTCCCTTATGATGGCCTTCCGTCTTCGATGTTCTTCGCTAAGATTTATACCAGTATTGCAGCTCTGATTCGTGTTATCTGCCTTGCGATGGATACCGATTTTTCATCGAAAACATTAAGTTTTTGGAATTTGCTGTATAAGCGTTTCTTCAACGCCTTTACTTGTGTTATTGGCCGCAAGCGGTTCTGCCGTTTTGTTGAATGGTTCCATCGTCGTTTTGATATTAAAAAGTCGAAATATGTGACAAGCCTTTTCTTTGACACGCGCGTTGATACGATTCTTGATAAGGAAATGCTTTTGCCGCAGGCGGAGTTCCAGTTTGAAAATCGTAAGTACACGGGATTTGCAAATTATGATTATGTTTTGTCCCGTGCTTATGGTAACTATATGCAGTTGCCACCTGAAGAAAAGCGTATTACGCATGATTTCGATGTTTGGTGGAAAGAATAG
- a CDS encoding glycosyltransferase: MNLLFNLVAVQPIHSAKFHGGGSYGEVIFWALVKRGAKFSCVYDSRKYLSPDILEACEKCSIPLFDIAEKMPQQIIDENAIDAFYTPLYSLEKKWQIQVKRFVFTWHGVRALEMQYSWQGVGFAKKLSQKLEALVRYRESWKKLYYAPKYRDLAARIADGRAECITVSEHSRASIKSFFPELLDKEIPVFYSPMLDYEPEGFLPPGVKSKKFFLLTSGARWEKNNLRAVKAFDELVTMMRSTNHEFDMKLVITGATNVKVYRKHVRNKDAFVFLGYVESKELEFLHKNAYAFIFPSLNEGFGYPPVQSMRYGVPVAASGTTSVPEVCENAVLYFDPYSVSEIKNRMIQLLDSNIYAMYASRGVVRYGEVHKRQKEDLEKAVEFVLGE; encoded by the coding sequence ATGAATTTGCTTTTTAATCTTGTTGCGGTGCAGCCGATTCACAGTGCAAAGTTTCACGGTGGCGGCAGCTATGGCGAAGTGATTTTCTGGGCGCTTGTGAAACGTGGCGCAAAGTTCAGTTGCGTTTACGATAGCCGCAAATACTTGTCGCCGGATATTCTCGAAGCATGCGAAAAGTGCAGCATTCCGCTCTTTGACATTGCCGAAAAGATGCCGCAGCAGATTATCGACGAAAATGCGATTGATGCGTTCTACACGCCGCTTTATTCGCTCGAAAAGAAATGGCAAATTCAGGTGAAACGTTTTGTGTTCACGTGGCATGGCGTACGCGCTCTTGAAATGCAGTACAGCTGGCAAGGCGTTGGCTTTGCGAAAAAGCTTTCGCAGAAGCTCGAAGCGCTTGTGCGTTACCGCGAAAGCTGGAAAAAACTTTATTATGCGCCTAAGTACCGCGATTTGGCGGCCCGCATTGCCGACGGCCGTGCCGAATGCATTACGGTGAGCGAACATAGCCGTGCTTCTATCAAGTCCTTCTTCCCGGAACTTCTGGACAAAGAAATCCCCGTTTTCTATAGCCCGATGCTGGATTACGAACCCGAAGGATTCTTGCCGCCGGGCGTAAAGTCAAAAAAATTCTTTTTGCTCACGAGCGGAGCCCGCTGGGAAAAGAACAATTTGCGTGCGGTCAAGGCGTTCGATGAACTTGTAACAATGATGCGTTCGACAAATCATGAGTTCGACATGAAGCTCGTGATTACGGGGGCTACAAACGTGAAAGTTTACCGCAAACATGTCCGCAACAAGGATGCGTTTGTATTCCTCGGCTACGTGGAATCGAAGGAACTTGAATTCTTGCACAAGAACGCGTATGCGTTTATTTTCCCGAGCTTGAACGAAGGCTTTGGCTATCCGCCGGTGCAGTCGATGCGTTATGGCGTGCCCGTGGCCGCGAGCGGCACGACGTCTGTGCCAGAAGTCTGCGAAAATGCTGTGCTCTACTTTGACCCATATTCCGTGAGCGAAATCAAGAACCGCATGATTCAATTGCTAGATTCGAACATTTATGCGATGTACGCTTCTCGTGGTGTTGTACGTTACGGCGAAGTGCATAAACGCCAAAAAGAAGACCTCGAAAAAGCAGTCGAGTTTGTTCTCGGCGAATAA
- a CDS encoding MBL fold metallo-hydrolase, which produces MEIKAVRMFDHGFMNQAFAFGGEEGKDKFDEQIIYRSSLQNFLIDTGSEVILVDTGFVNDFAAPEKKLGAPLYMGEKLKDYMEAFAEFGYKPEQVTKILITHKHPDHSAAIQYFPNAKVFVSPEDADAMKLEGPNIVRCTYKDGPYHNFPKCEKNANGIYFIEAKGHTKGNSIIVAENDGLFYMMHGDVTYCDAALKANKLSIVFEDIAAARETLDRVREFIANNPTVYLSTHCPEGYENLEMKRVMKL; this is translated from the coding sequence ATGGAAATTAAAGCCGTACGCATGTTTGACCATGGTTTCATGAACCAGGCGTTTGCCTTTGGCGGTGAAGAAGGCAAAGACAAGTTCGACGAGCAGATTATCTACCGCAGCAGCCTGCAAAACTTTCTCATCGACACCGGGAGCGAAGTCATCCTCGTCGATACGGGATTCGTCAATGACTTTGCAGCACCCGAAAAAAAGCTCGGCGCACCGCTTTACATGGGCGAAAAGCTAAAAGACTACATGGAAGCGTTTGCAGAGTTTGGCTACAAGCCCGAGCAGGTCACTAAAATTCTCATCACGCACAAGCATCCGGACCATTCTGCGGCCATCCAGTACTTCCCGAATGCGAAGGTATTCGTTTCGCCCGAAGATGCCGACGCCATGAAGCTCGAAGGTCCAAACATCGTGCGCTGCACTTACAAGGACGGGCCTTACCACAACTTCCCGAAATGCGAAAAAAACGCAAACGGAATCTATTTCATTGAAGCGAAGGGACACACCAAAGGCAACAGCATCATCGTCGCCGAAAACGACGGACTCTTCTACATGATGCATGGCGATGTGACCTACTGCGATGCCGCCCTCAAGGCAAACAAATTAAGCATCGTTTTTGAAGACATTGCAGCCGCCCGCGAAACGCTCGACCGCGTCCGCGAATTTATCGCCAACAACCCGACCGTCTACCTCTCGACGCATTGTCCAGAAGGCTACGAGAATCTCGAGATGAAGCGCGTGATGAAACTATAG
- a CDS encoding amidophosphoribosyltransferase gives MGGFCGVISKEDCVCDLFYGTDYHSHLGTHRGGMAVLKSDGVFHRSIHNIQNTPFRSKFEHDLSHFSGKVGLGVISDTDPQPLVMTSKLGTFAIVTVGLITNIEDIKNELFRNNCMQLQFSTTSGMVGPTEVVSALIATQDSIIDGLKYVQDKVKGSCSVLIMDSAGRFYACRDKWGRTAVILGKKDGAMIALQESCALPNLGYEYVRDLGPGEVVELTPDGETVLVPPRKKMAICSFLWVYYGYPASSYEGRNVEMTRYRCGSALAKRTPTEADAACGIPDSGTSHALGYAHEAGIKFARPFVKYTPTWARSFMPQDQRQREHVASMKLIPIPGLIKDRRLVFCDDSIVRGTQLGKQAAKLYSMGCKETHMRIACPPLVYPCKFINFSRSKNEYDLITRRYIRDQEGENADLDKYTDPNGQPYKDMVEYIRKKLNLTSLAFQRIDDLIQAIGLPEEDLCTYCWTGKDYAETGDCYHCPCHCHDKEKEDKE, from the coding sequence ATGGGCGGCTTTTGTGGTGTTATTTCCAAAGAAGATTGCGTTTGCGATCTCTTTTATGGAACCGACTACCATTCTCACCTCGGCACTCATCGCGGCGGCATGGCTGTTTTGAAATCAGATGGAGTTTTCCATCGCTCGATTCACAACATCCAGAACACTCCGTTCCGCAGCAAGTTCGAGCACGATCTTTCACATTTTTCTGGCAAGGTTGGCTTAGGCGTCATTTCTGACACAGACCCGCAGCCGCTCGTCATGACCTCCAAGCTGGGAACGTTCGCGATTGTGACGGTTGGTCTCATTACGAACATCGAAGATATTAAGAACGAACTTTTCCGCAACAATTGCATGCAACTCCAGTTCTCGACAACGAGTGGCATGGTCGGTCCGACCGAAGTTGTTTCAGCGCTTATCGCTACGCAGGATTCAATTATTGATGGTCTCAAGTACGTTCAGGACAAGGTGAAGGGAAGTTGCTCCGTGCTGATTATGGATAGCGCGGGGCGTTTTTATGCGTGCCGTGACAAGTGGGGCCGTACGGCTGTAATCCTTGGTAAGAAGGATGGCGCCATGATCGCTCTGCAAGAAAGCTGCGCTCTTCCGAACCTCGGTTACGAATACGTCCGTGATCTTGGCCCAGGTGAAGTGGTCGAGCTCACGCCGGATGGCGAAACGGTGCTTGTTCCGCCGCGCAAAAAAATGGCAATTTGTTCGTTCCTCTGGGTGTATTACGGTTACCCGGCCTCCAGTTACGAAGGTCGTAATGTGGAAATGACCCGTTATCGTTGCGGTTCCGCTCTTGCGAAGCGCACCCCGACCGAAGCCGATGCCGCTTGCGGTATTCCGGACTCCGGTACGTCTCATGCATTGGGCTATGCTCACGAAGCTGGCATCAAGTTTGCACGCCCGTTCGTGAAGTACACGCCGACTTGGGCACGTTCGTTTATGCCGCAGGACCAGCGCCAGCGCGAACACGTCGCCTCGATGAAGCTCATCCCGATTCCGGGACTCATCAAGGACCGTCGCCTCGTTTTCTGCGATGACTCCATCGTTCGCGGAACACAGCTTGGTAAGCAGGCTGCAAAGCTTTATTCGATGGGCTGCAAGGAAACGCACATGCGTATCGCTTGCCCGCCGCTCGTTTATCCGTGCAAGTTCATCAACTTCTCTCGCTCCAAGAATGAATACGACCTCATCACGCGCCGTTACATTCGCGACCAGGAAGGCGAAAATGCTGATTTGGACAAGTACACCGATCCGAATGGCCAGCCGTACAAGGACATGGTCGAATACATCCGCAAGAAGCTGAACCTCACGTCGCTTGCGTTCCAGCGCATTGACGACTTGATCCAGGCTATCGGCCTCCCGGAAGAAGACCTTTGTACTTACTGCTGGACTGGCAAGGACTACGCCGAAACGGGTGACTGCTATCATTGCCCGTGCCATTGCCACGATAAGGAAAAGGAAGACAAGGAATAA
- a CDS encoding valine--tRNA ligase has protein sequence METRYNPKIVEDRWHDQWNKNNDFAPSGKGEPFSVVIPPPNVTGALHLGHALNDTLQDILVRYRRKTGRDTLWIPGTDHAGIATQAVVEKRLFQDEHKTRHDIGRDALVERIWKWKDEYEARITKQLKSLGVSCDWSRQRFTLDPVCAKAVRHAFFNLFKKGLIYRGKRLVNWDTKLQTAVADDEIYYETVKGHFWTFKYPLADGSGFIPVSTTRPETIMGDTALAVHPNDERYKQFIGKMLKVPFVNREIPVIADAILVDMEFGTGSVKVTPAHDPNDYATGLRHKLPMINIMNDDGSLNENAGPFQGMKGQAARDAVVKGLEDLGLLIKVEDHEMQVGHSDRSKTVIEPYLSDQWFVKMDVLADNAMKAVTSGEIKIIPERYANKYLDWLKEKRDWCISRQLWWGHRIPIWHADETTTEEDLNKAFAGRNDIYYYKAQNGIWLICSEEENLSEDAVAGHKIVQEEDVLDTWFSSGLWPHSTMGWPEQTDTLKKYYPTSVLVTSRDIITLWVARMVLFSQENMGTVPFHTVYIHPKILDGNGMTMSKSKGNGVDPMDIEKKYGTDALRFVMASLCTDNQDVRLPVKKEKQEDGSVINTSEKFEIGRNFSNKLWNACRFLFPHLEQAGALSKDMLPMDSSIFALEDRWILSRLNSTIQNATKMLEEFHFAELAGFLYRFVWDDVCSSYLEIKKAVINSETLTAEKKNAMAILSHVLRGVIDLLHPVMPFITEELNATLFPGSERVINSAWPKADTSLIDDKIEAAFNQAFAVVESVRGVRGRYNVSPATKLKAVVSVDTAETEASVKDCQAIITELGGLESFSVAVKAAKPKFSASSVVPGGELYIPLEGILDPATEIARLEKEIEKAKAFAASIERKLSNEKFVNGAPEAVVNAERTKLATQMDIIAKSTKALEELK, from the coding sequence ATGGAAACTCGTTATAATCCGAAAATTGTAGAAGACCGTTGGCACGACCAATGGAACAAGAATAATGATTTTGCCCCGAGCGGAAAGGGCGAACCGTTCTCCGTCGTCATTCCGCCTCCGAACGTTACGGGTGCTTTGCATCTCGGCCACGCTCTGAACGACACACTGCAGGACATTCTCGTTCGCTATCGCCGTAAGACTGGCCGTGACACGCTCTGGATTCCGGGCACGGACCACGCCGGCATTGCCACGCAGGCAGTCGTCGAAAAGAGACTTTTCCAGGACGAACACAAGACACGCCACGACATTGGCCGCGACGCCCTCGTGGAGCGCATTTGGAAGTGGAAGGACGAATACGAAGCCCGCATCACGAAGCAGCTCAAGAGCCTCGGTGTCAGCTGCGACTGGAGCCGTCAGCGCTTCACGCTCGACCCGGTTTGCGCAAAGGCTGTCCGCCACGCATTCTTCAACCTTTTCAAGAAGGGTCTTATCTACCGCGGCAAGCGTCTCGTGAACTGGGACACCAAGCTCCAGACGGCTGTGGCAGACGATGAAATTTATTACGAAACTGTGAAGGGTCACTTCTGGACGTTCAAGTATCCTCTCGCCGACGGTTCGGGATTCATCCCGGTTTCGACGACTCGTCCGGAAACGATCATGGGCGATACGGCTCTCGCTGTGCACCCGAACGACGAACGCTACAAGCAGTTCATCGGCAAGATGCTCAAGGTTCCGTTCGTGAACCGCGAAATTCCGGTGATTGCAGACGCTATCCTCGTCGATATGGAATTCGGTACGGGTTCCGTGAAGGTGACTCCGGCACATGACCCGAACGACTACGCTACGGGCCTCCGCCACAAGCTCCCGATGATCAACATCATGAACGACGACGGCAGCTTGAACGAAAACGCCGGTCCGTTCCAGGGCATGAAGGGTCAGGCCGCACGCGACGCCGTGGTGAAGGGTCTCGAAGATCTCGGCCTCCTCATCAAGGTCGAAGACCACGAAATGCAGGTGGGCCATTCCGACCGTTCCAAGACTGTGATTGAACCGTACTTGAGCGACCAGTGGTTCGTGAAGATGGACGTCCTCGCCGACAACGCCATGAAGGCTGTCACGAGCGGCGAAATCAAGATCATTCCGGAACGCTATGCAAACAAGTACCTCGACTGGCTCAAGGAAAAGCGCGACTGGTGCATCAGCCGTCAGCTCTGGTGGGGCCACCGCATTCCTATTTGGCACGCCGACGAAACGACGACCGAAGAGGACTTGAACAAGGCATTCGCAGGCCGTAACGACATTTACTATTACAAGGCACAGAACGGCATCTGGCTCATCTGCTCCGAAGAAGAAAACCTCTCCGAAGACGCTGTTGCCGGTCACAAGATTGTGCAGGAAGAAGACGTGCTCGACACGTGGTTCTCCAGTGGTCTCTGGCCGCACTCCACGATGGGCTGGCCGGAACAGACGGACACGCTTAAGAAGTACTACCCGACTTCTGTGCTTGTGACGAGCCGCGACATCATTACGCTCTGGGTCGCCCGCATGGTGCTCTTCAGCCAAGAAAACATGGGCACGGTCCCGTTCCACACGGTGTACATCCACCCGAAGATTTTGGACGGCAATGGCATGACCATGAGCAAGTCCAAGGGCAATGGCGTGGACCCGATGGATATCGAAAAGAAGTACGGCACGGACGCTCTCCGTTTCGTGATGGCAAGCCTCTGCACCGACAACCAGGACGTTCGTCTCCCGGTGAAGAAGGAAAAGCAGGAAGATGGTTCTGTCATCAACACGAGCGAAAAGTTCGAAATTGGTCGTAATTTCTCGAACAAGCTCTGGAACGCTTGCCGCTTCTTGTTCCCGCACTTGGAACAGGCTGGCGCACTTTCCAAGGACATGCTCCCGATGGATTCTTCGATCTTCGCACTCGAAGACCGCTGGATTCTCTCTCGCTTGAACTCCACCATCCAGAACGCAACGAAGATGCTGGAAGAGTTCCACTTTGCTGAACTCGCCGGCTTCCTCTACCGCTTTGTCTGGGACGATGTCTGCTCCAGCTACTTGGAAATCAAGAAGGCCGTGATCAACAGCGAAACGCTCACCGCCGAAAAGAAGAACGCTATGGCAATCCTCAGCCACGTGCTCCGCGGCGTGATTGACCTGTTGCATCCGGTGATGCCGTTCATCACGGAAGAACTCAACGCAACGCTCTTCCCGGGTTCTGAACGCGTGATCAACAGCGCATGGCCGAAGGCTGACACGAGCCTCATCGACGATAAGATCGAAGCTGCATTCAACCAGGCATTCGCCGTGGTGGAAAGTGTGCGTGGCGTGCGCGGTCGCTACAACGTAAGCCCGGCTACCAAGCTCAAGGCTGTCGTGAGCGTCGATACCGCCGAAACCGAAGCAAGCGTGAAGGACTGCCAGGCCATCATCACCGAACTCGGTGGACTTGAATCGTTCTCTGTAGCCGTGAAGGCCGCAAAGCCGAAGTTCAGCGCAAGCTCCGTGGTGCCGGGTGGCGAACTCTACATCCCGCTGGAAGGCATCCTTGACCCGGCTACAGAAATCGCACGCCTCGAAAAGGAAATCGAAAAGGCAAAGGCTTTCGCTGCTTCTATCGAACGCAAGTTGTCGAATGAAAAGTTCGTCAATGGCGCACCTGAGGCTGTCGTGAACGCCGAACGCACCAAGCTCGCAACGCAGATGGATATCATTGCCAAGAGCACAAAGGCGCTCGAAGAACTCAAGTAA
- a CDS encoding nitroreductase has protein sequence MNETIKTLLNRRSIRKFKSDAVSKELIAQVAEAGIYAASGMGKQAATVVAITNKGLRDRISEMNRKIGGWDEGFDPFYGAPVILLVLAKKEIPTHLYDGSLAMGNLMNAAYSLGLGSIWIHRAKEEVESDEGKEILKSLGLNADEWVGIAHCALGYADCEQPAAHPRKEGRIVWAE, from the coding sequence ATGAATGAAACAATCAAGACTTTGCTCAACCGCAGGAGCATCCGCAAATTCAAATCTGACGCCGTGAGCAAGGAGCTCATCGCACAAGTCGCCGAAGCGGGCATCTACGCTGCAAGCGGCATGGGCAAGCAGGCCGCCACCGTGGTCGCCATTACGAACAAAGGGCTGCGCGATCGCATCTCCGAAATGAACCGCAAGATTGGCGGTTGGGACGAGGGTTTCGACCCGTTCTACGGAGCACCCGTGATTTTGCTAGTCCTTGCGAAAAAGGAAATCCCGACCCACCTGTACGATGGTTCGCTCGCCATGGGGAACCTCATGAACGCCGCTTACAGCCTCGGGCTCGGCAGCATCTGGATTCACCGCGCCAAGGAAGAAGTCGAAAGCGACGAGGGCAAGGAAATTCTCAAGTCACTGGGCCTGAACGCAGACGAATGGGTTGGTATCGCTCACTGCGCTTTGGGTTATGCCGACTGCGAACAGCCCGCAGCACACCCCCGCAAGGAAGGCCGCATCGTCTGGGCGGAGTAA
- a CDS encoding addiction module antidote protein — MKENKINQLDIAEYLDSEEIVAEYLNLICQENDPALLLRSIGHIARSKGMAKIAETSGLGRESLYKALDEKAHPRFETVFKVLAAMGIQMRLVPKAKFRRKRGPMPCAVAEKQRTYKA, encoded by the coding sequence ATGAAAGAAAATAAAATCAATCAATTGGATATTGCAGAATATCTTGACAGCGAAGAAATTGTCGCTGAGTATCTCAATCTCATTTGCCAAGAAAACGACCCAGCCCTGTTACTGAGGTCTATCGGTCATATAGCTCGTAGCAAGGGTATGGCGAAAATTGCGGAAACGTCCGGTCTCGGACGAGAGAGTCTCTATAAGGCACTTGATGAAAAAGCTCATCCGCGATTTGAAACGGTATTCAAAGTCCTTGCCGCCATGGGCATTCAAATGCGCCTAGTTCCCAAAGCCAAATTCAGGCGTAAGCGAGGTCCCATGCCATGCGCCGTAGCCGAAAAACAAAGAACATACAAGGCTTAA
- a CDS encoding type II toxin-antitoxin system RelE/ParE family toxin has product MVVNQTSDFRKWMLKLRDIRAKAHILLRLTQVEGGNLGDFKSVGNGVLEIRINYGPGYRLYFAKDGKTIVILLIGGDKSTQDQDIARAKNIWQGIKNERK; this is encoded by the coding sequence ATGGTCGTAAATCAAACATCCGATTTTAGAAAATGGATGCTGAAATTACGAGATATTCGAGCAAAGGCGCATATTCTTTTGCGATTGACCCAAGTTGAAGGAGGAAATCTCGGCGACTTTAAATCAGTCGGGAACGGCGTTCTAGAAATACGCATCAATTATGGACCAGGTTACAGACTTTATTTTGCAAAAGATGGCAAAACAATCGTAATTCTTTTAATTGGCGGCGATAAATCCACACAAGATCAAGACATCGCAAGGGCAAAGAATATTTGGCAAGGAATCAAAAATGAAAGAAAATAA
- a CDS encoding YhcG family protein, producing MANKRNPIEVLNDEYRDWLRQLKANIRSAQIKASIAVNEEMLILYWNIGKDISNKKMDAQYGSRFFEKLSRDLRSDFPDAQGFSETNLKYMKRFYQFYTEKMLLLAPDSIIRHQLGDELEKTLFVIPWRHHVEIFTRSKSIEEALFFIEKTKENGWSRAMLVNMMKTKFFETQGNTVNNFSLTMPKNDSECARQILKDTYKLDFLTLYEDYEENDLHKALEENLIKFLLELGTGFAFVGSHVPFVVNGDEFECDMLFYNLKLRRYIVVELKVVKFEPELVSKLNFYCNAVNHLIKDDVDKDTIGLLICSEKNDLVAQWTVENSREPVGISTYELTNIIPAVKNIFPETSEIENKLGPILHRNRRNKRK from the coding sequence ATGGCAAATAAAAGAAATCCTATTGAAGTTTTGAACGATGAATATCGTGATTGGCTTCGTCAATTAAAGGCGAATATTCGGTCTGCTCAGATAAAAGCTTCCATTGCTGTAAATGAAGAAATGCTCATATTGTATTGGAATATTGGCAAAGATATCTCCAATAAAAAAATGGATGCGCAATATGGAAGCCGCTTTTTTGAAAAATTGAGTCGAGATTTGCGCTCTGATTTTCCAGATGCTCAGGGATTTTCAGAAACGAATTTAAAATATATGAAGCGTTTTTATCAGTTTTATACTGAAAAGATGTTGTTGCTTGCTCCAGATTCTATAATTCGTCACCAGCTTGGTGACGAATTGGAAAAAACGCTATTTGTCATTCCTTGGCGTCATCATGTGGAAATCTTTACGCGGTCCAAAAGCATAGAAGAAGCTCTGTTCTTTATAGAGAAAACCAAAGAAAATGGATGGAGCCGGGCTATGCTCGTAAACATGATGAAAACAAAGTTTTTCGAGACTCAAGGAAATACGGTAAATAATTTCTCGCTAACGATGCCGAAAAATGATAGTGAATGTGCAAGGCAAATCCTAAAAGATACATACAAGCTTGATTTTCTGACCTTGTATGAGGATTATGAAGAAAACGACTTGCACAAGGCTTTAGAAGAAAACCTCATAAAATTTTTGTTGGAACTGGGTACTGGTTTTGCTTTTGTGGGTAGTCATGTTCCATTTGTTGTCAATGGCGACGAATTTGAATGCGACATGCTGTTCTATAATCTTAAATTACGTCGTTATATTGTTGTTGAACTGAAAGTTGTCAAGTTTGAACCGGAGCTTGTAAGTAAACTCAATTTTTACTGTAATGCAGTAAATCATCTTATAAAAGATGATGTTGACAAGGATACTATAGGCCTTTTGATTTGTAGCGAAAAAAACGATTTAGTCGCTCAGTGGACCGTAGAAAACAGCCGTGAGCCTGTTGGTATTTCAACTTACGAACTGACAAATATTATTCCGGCAGTAAAAAATATTTTCCCGGAAACAAGCGAGATTGAAAATAAACTTGGCCCCATTTTGCACAGAAATAGACGGAATAAAAGAAAATAG
- a CDS encoding restriction endonuclease subunit S has protein sequence MSEWKKVKIGEFLTEREGRFKPDDKRISKYQRLDKIDFSGNIHLSNKPTKTDMILVQPGDLVISGINVAKGAITVYQGEEPVCATIHYSSYTFDSSKVDLGYFKFFVKSAAFIAAMQKQVKGSIKTEIKSKHLLALEISIPDLQTQKKIVKEISSQLDKTEQLSIEIAKQKSYAKQLRQNILQEAIEGKLTADWRKQHPVQKGNPDYDAEALFEKIQAEKSETKSSKKTVAPITKDEIPFEIPAGWKWVRLGDISLFSSAGKSFNCESREAIGDEWGIIKTSAITSGVFVESENKFYSKKCNNDVQTKIQMGDFLFCRASGSKGLAGRSCVVEKISSNLLLSDKSIRIELAQGISKSLVNMLNNSQYGENYRLSLGTNKSTSMNNLTREQILNFRIPLPPTAEQKEIVARVEQHLQTITQLETQIATRETTTKQLMQSILKDAFGEGIDG, from the coding sequence ATGAGCGAATGGAAGAAAGTAAAGATTGGTGAGTTTCTTACGGAACGAGAAGGTCGCTTTAAGCCTGACGATAAAAGGATTTCCAAATATCAGCGATTGGATAAAATCGACTTTTCTGGAAATATTCATTTATCAAACAAACCCACAAAAACAGATATGATTCTTGTTCAGCCGGGCGATTTGGTTATTTCAGGAATTAATGTTGCCAAGGGCGCGATTACGGTTTATCAAGGTGAAGAACCCGTTTGTGCAACGATTCATTATTCGTCCTATACCTTTGATAGTTCTAAAGTCGATTTAGGTTATTTCAAGTTTTTCGTAAAAAGTGCCGCTTTTATCGCTGCAATGCAAAAACAAGTTAAGGGAAGCATCAAGACAGAAATAAAGTCTAAACATTTGCTCGCCCTTGAAATATCAATTCCTGATTTACAAACGCAGAAAAAAATTGTCAAAGAAATTTCATCTCAACTAGATAAAACGGAACAGCTCTCGATTGAAATCGCTAAACAAAAATCCTACGCAAAACAACTCCGCCAGAACATCCTCCAAGAGGCAATAGAAGGAAAACTCACCGCAGATTGGCGTAAACAACACCCCGTCCAAAAAGGCAACCCCGACTACGACGCCGAAGCATTATTTGAGAAAATCCAAGCGGAAAAATCGGAAACCAAAAGTTCCAAAAAGACTGTTGCTCCCATCACAAAAGACGAAATCCCCTTTGAAATCCCAGCCGGCTGGAAATGGGTCAGACTCGGAGATATATCGCTATTTAGTTCCGCAGGAAAAAGTTTTAATTGCGAAAGTCGAGAAGCAATCGGTGATGAATGGGGCATTATTAAAACCAGCGCAATCACTTCCGGAGTCTTTGTTGAAAGTGAAAATAAGTTCTATTCTAAAAAGTGCAATAATGATGTTCAAACAAAAATTCAAATGGGAGATTTCTTGTTTTGTCGAGCAAGTGGATCAAAAGGGTTGGCAGGTCGTTCTTGTGTTGTAGAAAAGATTTCTTCAAATTTATTATTGAGTGACAAAAGTATACGAATAGAATTAGCTCAAGGAATTAGCAAATCACTAGTAAACATGCTCAATAATTCTCAATATGGAGAAAATTACAGACTTTCTTTAGGCACGAATAAAAGTACTTCAATGAACAATTTAACAAGAGAGCAAATTCTAAATTTTAGAATTCCTCTTCCACCAACTGCAGAACAAAAAGAAATCGTCGCCCGAGTAGAACAACACCTACAAACCATCACCCAACTCGAAACCCAAATCGCCACCCGCGAAACCACCACCAAACAACTCATGCAAAGCATCTTGAAAGACGCCTTCGGGGAGGGCATAGATGGATAA